In Ostrea edulis chromosome 4, xbOstEdul1.1, whole genome shotgun sequence, a single window of DNA contains:
- the LOC130053875 gene encoding uncharacterized protein LOC130053875, with translation MLREVNEPVLQANSNPLITHGQLKTSFMINDVVYNTMAIVTNLSVDAILGLDFLIRNKCVIDMSAMELRIDGTPIPLVKKGYIGCYRIATAATVHIPPRSEIVTSCDVCTSNKEQITDGIALIEGDEHFLKSEKGIVGKVLVTTKESEPVRFMNPSFVVQTIYKGTIVAKLTPVQCVVGEMGTPSESSTELSPALEELLQRSSGRLSSDQKQELKSLLLRNTNLFAKDDKDFGRTDVIKHSINTGSKAPIRQPLRRTPVH, from the coding sequence ATGCTGCGAGAGGTAAATGAGCCTGTACTGCAAGCGAATTCAAATCCTCTGATTACGCATGGACAGTTGAAAACCTCGTTTATGATCAATGATGTTGTATACAACACGATGGCCATTGTTACGAATCTGTCAGTAGACGCGATCCTTGGATTAGACTTTCTGATAAGGAATAAATGTGTCATTGATATGAGTGCCATGGAATTACGGATTGATGGAACACCCATTCCACTCGTAAAGAAAGGATATATAGGATGCTATCGCATTGCTACAGCAGCTACAGTCCACATACCACCCAGATCAGAAATTGTTACAAGCTGCGATGTGTGCACCTCTAACAAAGAACAAATAACTGATGGTATTGCATTGATAGAAGGGGATGAACACTTTTTGAAATCAGAGAAAGGTATAGTTGGCAAAGTGCTTGTCACCACTAAAGAGTCAGAACCTGTCAGGTTCATGAACCCTAGTTTTGTTGTTCAGACTATCTACAAAGGAACCATAGTAGCGAAGTTGACTCCTGTACAATGTGTTGTTGGAGAAATGGGAACTCCCTCAGAGTCATCAACGGAACTTTCACCAGCCTTGGAGGAGCTATTACAACGATCAAGCGGAAGGTTGAGCTCAGATCAAAAGCAAGAATTAAAATCTTTGCTCTTGCGCAATACTAACTTATTTGCAAAAGATGACAAGGATTTTGGTAGAACTGATGTAATTAAACATTCTATCAACACAGGTTCAAAGGCTCCTATACGACAACCCCTCCGAAGGACTCCAGTCCATTAG
- the LOC125672094 gene encoding metalloproteinase inhibitor 2-like has protein sequence MQIYIILLTGFLAHVSGVTACTCYPVDPQTKYCGAVNVVIANVTGMTYGEGYPIIDTPRTYDVNVLHVYKGNIGKGPAKIVTAENDAICGVTLLKKKVYLLNGNIENGKMRIRQCSIISYYPIKDPNTFPLDAYYDCRCKVKRMLSGEVEKNTCDVVKRARRCPSGSRAFDDRPECQYNKDKGDCEWKC, from the exons ATGCAA ATTTATATTATCCTCTTGACTGGTTTTTTGGCACACGTATCGGGAGTTACAGCATGTACCTGTTACCCTGTAGACCCGCAAACTAAATACTGTGGAGCTGTCAACG TTGTAATTGCAAATGTCACTGGGATGACTTATGGAGAGGGATATCCGATCATTGACACCCCACGGACCTATGACGTGAATGTTTTGCATGTTTATAAAGGA AATATCGGTAAAGGGCCTGCAAAAATTGTTACTGCTGAAAATGATGCCATTTGTGGTGTAACTCTACTGAAGAAAAAAGTGTATCTTCTGAATG GTAATATAGAGAATGGGAAAATGCGGATCCGCCAATGTAGCATAATATCTTACTATCCGATTAAGGATCCAAACACATTTCCATTAGATGCGTATTACGATTGCAGATGCAAA GTAAAACGTATGCTTTCGGGAGAAGTTGAGAAAAACACTTGTGATGTAGTGAAAAGGGCTCGTCGTTGCCCTTCCGGCTCCAGGGCCTTTGATGACAGACCCGAGTGTCAGTACAATAAGGATAAAGGTGACTGTGAATGGAAATGTTAG